The Planctellipticum variicoloris DNA window ACTGGGGACCGACAGCCGGGCGTCGAATCCGGATCTGGACTTCTGGGCGGAGCTGCAGTTTCTGCAGGCCCAGTTCTCCGACGTCTCGGCGCTCGAAATCTTGTACCTGGCAACTCAGTCGGGCGCGCGGGCGCTGGGACGCGGCAAGAGCTGCGGCTCGCTGGCGCCCGGCAAGCGGGCGGACCTGGCGATCGTGGCGCTGGACGATCCGGCGTTCACGCATCCGGAACGGGACCTCTTTGCGCCGGGGAACCGAATCGTCGGCACGATGCTGGGAGGCGAATGGGTGCACCGCGCACCGGGGTTGTTGGTTGAGACTGTGTAAATTCGGAAGAGACAACCACGAATCGCACGAATGAACACGGATCGTGGGGAGGTTCAACAGAGACTGGTTTCCAGTTCGCCGGGGCGGTTCCGCTGCAGTTCCGAGGGAGACATCCAGTGCCTGATCTTTCGCTGTCACCGTTGGAAGATTTGCAAACTCGGATCGGGAAGCTGGAGCGTGTTCAGCGCCGCTGGCGGACGGCTGCCTTATCTCTGGGGGCCGCCGGGCTGCTGGCATTTCTGATGGGCGCGGTCGATCTCCCTCGCAAACTCGACCTGGAAGAACTGACATTGCGGGATTCGAAGGGGAATGTGCGCCTTAAGATGTTCCTGCTCAACGATCATCCGCATCTGATGATGCTCGATCCCGACGGCATCCCGCGGAGTCAGTTTTCTGCGGAAATGATTGCCTTGCACGAACGGGGATGGCCGCGGATGACGCTGACGTCTGCGGGGAAACCGGCGATCGTCCTCTACAAGGACGACGGCAAGCCCGGCCGGCGAATCAGTGCTGCCGAGAAAGACTGAGGGGGGGCCAGTAACGGGGTGGCTGGATCGAGCGTTCGAGCCGCCGCTTCCTGCGACCTCGCTGGGGGCGGCCCAAGGCGGCCGACCCCAGCCACCCGATGTCAGATCTCATCTGCACGAGACGCGACTTCGGGATCTATTCGCCGAGCTTCAACTGGATCGACTCGATTTTTCCCGCGAACGGCGACGGGCCCGTGTATTCGCCGACGCGACCGCCGCTGTCGCGGCCGACCTGCAGACCATCCGCGGGCTGCGAGAGGACGCCGCCCGGCAGTTTGCCCGTTTTGCAGGGCTGACCATCGAGGGTAACGGACAGCTTGCCAGAGGTCTCCAGGACGACAGACAGCGTGTGTTCGCCGCCGAATTCGGCGGCGATGACCTGTTCGCTCAGCCTGTTGCCTCGGCGGAGACCGACGTGCAGCTTGCCGTCGTCGAACCAGAGGGCATAACCGTGGGCGCTGCCGCCCTGGGCGAGGAGTACGCCGGCGGGTCGTTCGGCGGAGTAGCGGGCGACGATCTCCAGGCGTCTGTTTTCGATGTCGGGGGCGTCGGCTCCTTTCAACGCGTCGCCGGCCTTCAGCTCGAACGACTTGCGAGGACTGCGAGCGGCCCTGGTCTTTGAGCCTGTCCGCCAGCCGCCGAGAGGCAGGACGCTGGCCCGCGCCGCCAATTCATTCCAGCGGGCCGACATCTGCTGAACGCGGCCGGGATGGGCGTCCGCGAGGTCGTGCAACTCGGATCGATCGGTCGCCAGGTCATACAGTTCCCAGGGGCGGTTCTCTTTGGCGACCAGCTTCCACTGGCCGTCGCGGATCGCCTGGTTCCCTTCGTGCTCCCAGAACAGCGGCTGCGGGCGGTCCAGCGACTTTCCCGCAAAGGCAGGGCGCAGGCTGACTCCTTCGCGCGGCGTCACGGGCTGCCCGTTTCGCTCGGTCGGATACTTCGCCCCGGCGACGTCGATGCAAGTGGCCATCAGGTCGATCAGGTGTCCGGGCTGATGTTCGATCTCGTTCGTTCGTTTCAGCCCCTGCGGCCAGTGAGCGATCAACGGAGTGGAAATGCCCCCTTCATGCACGAAGTGTTTGTATTCACGGAACGGGGTGTTGCTCGTGTTGGCCCAGTCGGGGCCGTAGGCGATGTAGGTATCGGGACCGCCGGGCAGATGTCCCGGCCCCATCACCACGGGCCGGCCGTCGCGAGTCTGGGCCGGAATCACGTCCAGCCGGACGGCGTCGGCGGCGATGACGGGATGCATCGTTTCCTCGCGGGCTTTCCGGCCGACGGTCTCCTGGCAGCCGCCGTTGTCCTGCAGGAAGAAGATCAGCGTATTATCAAGCTGCCCCTGCTCACGGAGGGTCTGGACGATGCGGCCGATCCCCTGGTCCATCGCGTCGATCATGGCGGCATAGACTTCCATGCAGCGGGCTTCCCATTCCGGGTACTCCTGGCGAGACCAGTCTCCTGTCTGCGGACTGAGTTCGACCGTGGGAGGAATCAGGCCCAGTTCTCGCAGTCGTTCAAACCGCCGTTTGCGAATTGGTTCGTAGCCCGCATCGTATTTGCCGCGGTAGCGGGCGACGTCGGCCTCCAGCGCGTGCATCGGCCAGTGGGCGGCGGTGTAGGCCACGTACAGGAAGAAGGGTTTGTCGGCCTGTTGCTGGCGATGCTCCATTACGAACCGGATGGCATGGTCGCTGATGGCGTGCGTGTAGTAGTACGTTTCCGGCTTGTACTCGGGATCGGCGAAGGGGGAGATCATCGTGTTGTCGCGGGTCAGCGTGCCGGGATCGTAGAAGCTGCCCGCGCCGGTGATCGTGCCGTAGAACCGGTCGAACCCGCGCTGCAGCGGCCAGTTGTGTTTCGGGCCTTCCGGTTTGACCTGATCGTTGCGGACGACGTGCCACTTACCGGTGGCGTAGGTCGCGTAGCCGGCCGGGCGGAGGGCTTCCGCGATGGTGACGCAGTGTTCGTTGAGCCCGCCGCTGTAGCCGGGATGGCCCCGGTCCTCCGTCATGTGGCCGACGCCGGCCTGATGGGGATAGAGTCCCGTCAGCAGGCAGGCCCGCGTCGGGCAGCAGCGGCCGGTGTTGTAGAACTGCGAGAACCGCAGGCCATTTGCGGCGAGGCCATTCAGATTCGGAGTGTTGATCTCGCCGCCGTAACAGCCGAGGTCCGAGTAACCCATGTCGTCGGACAGGATGACGATCACGTTCGGCCGGTCGGCGGCGGAAAGGGGCATGATGCACGCGAGGAAGATGGGCAGGCAGCACAGCAGGCGGGACCACATGGCGTTACTCCTCGTTGATCCTCGGGTCGAACATTGGGGTGCTGGGGCGGAGTCTTCGACGAATCGGCGCCAGTGAGACCACCTCAATCACCGGCCACGAATGTGACGCGTCGTCTGTTCTCCGTGGACGACAGCCCGACATCTTCGAAGACCCTCACCCTGGCCCTCTCCCACTGAAGACAGCGGGAGAGGGGACACGACGAAAAGACGCACTGTTCGAGAATCGATGCCGGTGATTCAGGAGACTGGGTCGTCGAAGACTCCGACGCCAGCCACTCAGCCACTCGTTTCCTGCTCTCTCCGTGCCCTCAGTGCATTCCGTGGTTCACACTCTTCCCATTCATTCGCGTTCATTCGTGCAATTCGTGGTTGTCTCTTTCCGCACGTCAGAACGCAAAGCCTACCAGTCGACTGCCAGCATCATACAGTTGAGCCCGCTGCCGATCCCCAGCAGGGCGACGCGGTCACCCTTCTGCAGGAAACCCCGTTCGTCGGCGATGGCCGCGGTGATCGGCAGCGAGACGGTGCCGATGTTTCCCAGGTATGGATACGTGCAGAAGTCGCGGTCGACGGGGATTCCCAGCGACTTGAGCACTTGATCGCGGTGCCCCTTGCCGACCTGGTGGCAGATCACCTTGTCGATCTGTTCGGGCGCCAGCCCCACGCGGGACAGAAACGACTGCCACGTTTTGTGCCCCAGCTCCACGCCGAACTTGAGGACCGAAATCGAATCGGTCTGCATCACCTGTGTAAACGCGTGCGACAGCCGGGCCGGCAGCAGGCCGCTGACCTTCTGCTGAATGAGCTGCGGCACGAGATTGCCGAGCCGGGTCTGCGTGACGGCGGACGGCAGCAGGTTGCCGACGCGATCGACCGCCGCCGGGAGCGTCGACTCGAAGCCCCACGTGCAGAGCCCGTGATGCTCCGGAGCGGACTTGATGGCCCCTCCGAGCAGGCGGTGGGCGTTCTCCCGGCCGAACGAGCCGTCGGTCATCAGGACCGCCACGGCCCCGGAGCCCCCCGTCAGCGTGGCCAGCGACTGGGTCAACGACTCCATGCTCATGTCTTCGAGCAACCGTTGGATCGTGTATTCGACGATTTCCCGAGACGACTCGCACGAGACCACCATGCCGGCGCGGATCTGCCCCAGCTCGATCCGGTTGGCGATCTCCAGCATGCCGTTCAGCACGCCGAGGCAGGCGTTGCTGACATCGTAAACCGCCGCGTCGGGGCTGATGCCGAGATTGGCCGCGACGCCGCAGGCTGTGGCCGGTTCGAAGCGTTCGCGGCAGACGCCGGCGTAGATCAGGACTTCCACGTCGCGAGCGGCGACGCGTGTCTGTTCCAGCACCCGCCGGGCAGCTTCGGTGGCGCCGTCGGTCAGCGTCTGATCGGTCTCCCACCACCGGCGTTCGGTGATTCCGGTCCAGGCTTCGAGCTGCCCGACGGGGATCTTGAGCTTCTCGTAGAGGGGCGCGAGGCGCTGCTCCAGCTCCGCCGAGGTGACCACGACGGGCGCCAGCTCGTAACCGATCGCTTCGATGAAGACGCGCTGGTATTTCATGGAGTTGGTAATTGGTTCTTTGTGATTGGTGATTGGTGATTGGTCAGTTGTCAGTTGCGTTGAAATCGCAATTCTTCCCGTTTCCGGCTCTCAACTCTCAACTCTCAACTCTTTCACCGTCTGCAGCGTGAATTTTTTCATTTCGTAGATGACCCGGCCGTCGACGACCAGGAAGCCGGCGGCGGTGACGAGGCGGGCGGCGTCGTCGACGTCGGTGACGACCACGTCTACGGTAACGGCCTGGTCGCGGGGAATCACCTGACCGCGGTAGATCCACTCGTGCGGCTGATTCAGAGCGACGGTCTGAAACACGGCGTCCGGCCCGAGGTTCCAGCGGCGCTGAGCGTAGATTTTCATGAGCTGCAGGAACGATTCCAGCCCCAACGAACCGGGCCAGACCGGGTCCTGGTAGAAGTGGGCTTTGAAGAACCAGAAGTCCGGATCGACATGGACGGAACCGCGCACGAAGCCGAGCCGATGCGGACCGCCGTCGGCTGCGAACTGGTCGACCTGGGTGATCATCCGGAACCGTTCGCTGGCGAACGGGGCGGTCGTCGGCACGGGGAAACTCTCGGCCTGCTGCAGGTCGAGTCGGCTCGGCTCGAAGCGTTTCGCGTCGCGGATGCCGACTTGATTGGCGAGGGCCGCCTTCGAGAAGAACCCGAAGTAGGTGTTCCCCGCATAGACCGATTCGCCGTTGCAGCGGAGGTCGAAGTCGAAGTGCTGGATAATCATTCCCGCGGACTGCGAGACGCGGGTGATCTTGACCGTCGTGGCCAGCGTTCCCGAGTCCGCCGTGACTGCGCGATGCTGCGTCGCCGTGCCGCCGAGATTTCGGAAGGAGAGATCGACGTCGCTGGTGAGCGCGGAGCCCAGATAGCCGGCGAGCCAGCCGCAGGGTTGCAGGGCGGTTTCGAGCAGGACGGCGAACGGCATTCGGGGCTGTTGATTGGCGGCGAAGAACCAGGCGTCGGGGGGGACGTCGTACTCGGCGACGATGACGCCGCCCGCTTCGAGTTTCCAGGCTTCGCAGTTTTCGATGGAAACGATCCGGTCCAGAAACTGGAACGGCGGGCCGGGCAGCCGGGCGATTTTTCGTTCGCTGTCGAAGACTTTGTAGCGGTCGCCGAAGGCGTCGGAGGGTTTGCCGATGGCGAAGGCGGTGATGCGGTCGGTGGGGAAGAGGGCGGGCTTTGCCGGCGGTTGAGAGTTGAGAGTTGAGAGTTGAGAGGAAGAGCCGGAATCAGATGGAGTCTCCGTCTGACACTCAACTCTCAACTCTCGTCTCTCAACTCCGCGCCACAGCGCCTCAATTGCCTCGCGGGTCAATCCGGTCAGTCGGACCGACATGTCGGTGATTTCGACGATCGGCTTGCCGTCAGCGTACATGAGGGCGTCGGCGAGGCAGAAGGGAGTCTGCTCTGAAATGCATTTCTGACTCTCAACTCTCATCTCTCCACTCTCAACTCCCCCATACCCCAGCTCCTTGATTGTCACCTCGTACCAGACCTTTTGCGTTGAGGCGACGACCTGGCCGCGGCACTTGAGGCGGCTGCGGATGCCGGGGATTGGTTCGTAGGCGATCTGTCCGGCTTCGCCGATCCAGCCGAGGCGGAGGAGGTAGATGCGCAGGGTGTGGAGGCAGCACTCGTACATGAGGGTGCCGGGCATGACCTGGTCGTCGCAGAAGTGGCAGGTCAGGAACCAGTCGTCGGGGTGGATATCCATCTCGGCCCGGATCACGCCGAGACCGTATTTGCCGGCGCCGGGCTCGATCGAGAGCACGCGATCGACGAGCCGCATGCGCCCGTCCGGCAGCGTGACGGGATGGTGCAGCGGCAGGTTCCTGAAGCGGGGGCCGAAGCAAGCGGCGAGATCGCCGCGACGCAGCGCCGCGAGCTGGACGTCGGAGAAACTTTCGGGGGCGAGCGGGCAGGGTTCCGACCAGTCGGGGGGGAGCTTGCCTGGTTGCGGGCGTTTGTCGAGGGTGCTGTGGATGACGCCTTTGCCGCCGGCGAGTTCGGCCTCGGAGAAGAATCCGGCGCAGCCTTCGCGCATTGTCAGCAGCGGTTCGCCATTGACGGTGGCGTCGAACTCGAACCGGAAGAGATACGTCTCCCCCTGGCGGAAGAAGTGATTGATTTTGATGTCGTAGTGGATGGTCTCGCCGGCGCCGGGGAGTTCGCGATGGAAGGTGACGACGGCGTCCAGCAGTCGGTAGACCGCCTTGCCGCGCGCATGCAGATCGATCCCCAGCCAGCCGGAGAGGAACAGGTCGGCCTGTCCCGATTCGACGGCGATGCACGTGGGAATGCGGCCGCAGTCGAGATACCACGCGTCCGGGTGAATGTCGTGTTCGGTCACCACGCGTCCCGAGGTCATCGAGAGGGGTTCGCCGTCGATTTCCAGAATCCGGTCGACGAGCATCAGCGGTTCGTCCGGCAGCCGGACGCGCGTGGGGAATTCGTCGATCGCCGCGAACTGCTCCCCAAGAACGCGACCGATCTTGCCGATGGCGAACTCGAGGCATTGCTCGCGGTTGAGGGACCGGGGCGAGGTTTGGGGGGAGTCCCAGGCGGGCGGTGCGGGTATCGGGTATCGGGTATCGGGTATCGCAGAGACGTTGGGCCGGCTGTGCCGGCCGGCCGCTGGATCGTCGATGGGTGCCGGTCGAGGCAAGTCGTCGTTCGCTGCAGCTCCCATGTCGGGTGAGTCGAGTCCGCGAGGTTCGCCATCCTTGATCGTCTGAATGGTGGGCCTCGAAGACTCGACCCACCCTACGTTTTGCGATGAAGTTGTCGGCGGCGCGGCGACGATCGTCGACTGGCGTGCAAGTTCGGCTGCGGCGAGGTCGAACGTCTGGCGGGCGACCTGCAGATAGGCGGCATGCGCGGCGGCCTGGGCCGAGACCAGATCGCTCAGCATCTGCAGTGCCGCGGCGCGATCCGGGGCGGCGACGGCGGAAAGTCCAGACGGTAGCGGCTGAGGCACAGGTGCAGTCACGGAGAGATCCTCGACGACGCCCGCGGGCATCGATGAAACAGGCTGGGACAATTGAAAATCGCCGATCGGAGCGGCTGGATGAACGAAGTCGTCCCCCAACAGATCAGCGATATCCGAAGCGACGCCAGCGCCGTTGCCAGAGTCTTTTGATTCCATGGGCGCTCCGTGTGCCACGGGCGGCTCGTCCGCCCGGACCTCGTCAACAGCCGGTCGCACTGGCGGCAAGCCGCCAGTGGCACACAAGTCCCGTTCGACGACTGGCCGACGAGTTGGAATCGCTGGCAGCGGCGGAGCCTCGTACGGCGCACCACCCACCGGCGTACGAATCGTCCGCGTTACCGACGGCTTCAGCGTTCGCGGCCCATAGAGCGGCGACAGGTCGACGGGGACGCCCTCAACCATCAACTGTCCAAACGCATTCAGAAACACGCCGAGCGGATCGGAGGTCGCCGGGCAGACCGCTCCGGACCAGACGGGCGTCTCCGGGAGGATCGCCTCGATCATCCGCGTACAACTCGCGCCGGGACCGATCTCCAGGAACCGTTGCACGCCGTCCGCGTGCGCCTGGCGGATGACTGCAGGAAAATCGATCGTGTCGACGGCTTGAGCGACAATCGCCTCGGCCGCGGACTCGTGGTTCAGTTCGTACGCACGTCCCCACGCCGTGCTGTAGAACCGCACGCCCGCGGGGGGAGTCGTCCGCATCCGATGCAGTTCGCGGTAGGCGGGCTCAACCTGGCGGAGAACCGGACAGTGGACCGTGCTGGGCGTCGCCAGCGGCACGAACGTCGCCCCGAGCCGGCGGATCAGTTCGTCGACATGCGTTCGCTCGCCCCCGACGACGCACTGTCCCGGCGTATTGACGATCAGCAGATAAGCCCGCTCCAGACCTGACAGCGCGGATCGCACGGCGTCTGCAGAGCGATCTACGACGCCCGACAACCACGGCACCGGTTGCCCGGCGAGAAGTTTCCACGCTGCACGTGCGGCGTCAAATGGAGCGACGAGATCGCTGCCGAAGAGGGGCGAGCGCCGCATCCGCTGCAGCATTTCATCGCGATCCCGCCAGGCCCTCAGGCCGAACAACGCCGCGGATTCCCCCAGGCTATAGCCGATGGAGGCCTGAGGCCGGATTCCGAACTCCGCCAGCAGATCGCAGAGCGCAGTCCCCAGCGCCACCTGCCCGAAGATCATCGCCTTATGATCGCGGCCCAGAGCTTCGGTCGAAGGGCCATTCCAGATCAGATCGGGCTGATACTGTCCCCGGAGTTCTGCGTTCTCGGCGTGCTGCCGTTGCAGGATCTCAGGAAACGCTGCGAGGAGTTCGCGCCCCATCCCGAGAAAGTGATTGCCCGAACCGGGAAAGACGAACGCCAGCTCGCCTGGGGCCGCGGGGGTTTTGCGCAGCCAGACTCGCAACCGTGAATCATTCGGCAAGGACTCGCCCGCCAGTCGACGCTGCAAGCCGCTCAAAGCGGATCGCAGCTCCTGGACATCGCGAGCGACAATCGCGGCTGCAACCGGCGACTCCGGATTGAATCGATGCTCGCACCACCAGCGGCGCGCCAACCGATCGATTGAATGGTTGGTCTCCAGGAGGGATTCACAGTTCCCCAGCGACTGACGCAACGTGTCTCGATCGGTCGCGCCGAAGGCGAAGAGCCCCTGCCCGAGGACGGTTCTCACGATGCAGTTGGCGCTGATGGCAGAATGGTGGGGTGGCTGGGGTCGGCCGGTCTGGGCGGCTCCCAGTCCGTGGGTGAGAGGCTGGGGGCTCGAAGACTCGACCCCAGCCACCCCGCGAACCAGAGAATCAGCGAGCGTACTGCTGATCGGCCCCTCCTCAAGCAGCACGCGTATGGACGGTCCGTCGGTTGGCGTGGTCGTCACGGCCAGTTGCCGCGGCCCGTTCCGCCGGTCGCTGAGCCAGGGCTGCGCGGTTCCGCTGCCGGCGGGGAGAAGCCCGCGAGACAAGTAGAGCACGCCGCTCAGAAGTTCGAGCATTCCGGTCGCCGCACCGGCGTAAATGGGAGCAGGGTCTCGCGCTGCGGTCTGAGCCACCGGCTCTGGTTCGCCCCGGTCGATCTCACGGATCACCGCATGAATCCGGTCTCCGTCGCGGACCGCGTCGTCGACTCGTTTGAGTATCAGCGCGACCGATGCATCGACGAAACGCTTCTCGGGCGACACGCCGTCGGCGAGCGCCGCCAGCACGATGCGGACGTCCGTCGCTAATTCGACGCTGCCGACCAGCGCCCGATCGAGTTGCCCGGTCTGCAATTGCGATACCGCCGCCGCCAGCGCATGCAGGCCCGAAGTTTCTTCCCCCGAGATCGTGAAGCAGGGTCCGCCGACATCGAACTCGCGTGCCAGCCGGCTGGCGACGATCCCCCCCAGGTTCCCCATCACCCGGTTCGGCGTCAGGGGCGGACTGAATCGCTCGCGCAGCTCGGCGACCCATTGCACAAACTGCTCTTCGCTCAGCTCCAGCCCGAGCTGGTCCGCCCACTGCCGGGCCAGAGGTTCCAGCATCCACCGCACGTGAAAGTTGGTGGTGTTCGGATCGAGCTCGATCCCGACGAACACTCCCGTCCGGTTTTCCAGCGTTCGCGGCTGCCCGGCATCCGCCAGGGCTTCCGCCGCCACCTGCAGCATC harbors:
- a CDS encoding arylsulfatase, which produces MWSRLLCCLPIFLACIMPLSAADRPNVIVILSDDMGYSDLGCYGGEINTPNLNGLAANGLRFSQFYNTGRCCPTRACLLTGLYPHQAGVGHMTEDRGHPGYSGGLNEHCVTIAEALRPAGYATYATGKWHVVRNDQVKPEGPKHNWPLQRGFDRFYGTITGAGSFYDPGTLTRDNTMISPFADPEYKPETYYYTHAISDHAIRFVMEHRQQQADKPFFLYVAYTAAHWPMHALEADVARYRGKYDAGYEPIRKRRFERLRELGLIPPTVELSPQTGDWSRQEYPEWEARCMEVYAAMIDAMDQGIGRIVQTLREQGQLDNTLIFFLQDNGGCQETVGRKAREETMHPVIAADAVRLDVIPAQTRDGRPVVMGPGHLPGGPDTYIAYGPDWANTSNTPFREYKHFVHEGGISTPLIAHWPQGLKRTNEIEHQPGHLIDLMATCIDVAGAKYPTERNGQPVTPREGVSLRPAFAGKSLDRPQPLFWEHEGNQAIRDGQWKLVAKENRPWELYDLATDRSELHDLADAHPGRVQQMSARWNELAARASVLPLGGWRTGSKTRAARSPRKSFELKAGDALKGADAPDIENRRLEIVARYSAERPAGVLLAQGGSAHGYALWFDDGKLHVGLRRGNRLSEQVIAAEFGGEHTLSVVLETSGKLSVTLDGQPCKTGKLPGGVLSQPADGLQVGRDSGGRVGEYTGPSPFAGKIESIQLKLGE
- a CDS encoding 3-oxoacyl-ACP synthase III; translation: MKYQRVFIEAIGYELAPVVVTSAELEQRLAPLYEKLKIPVGQLEAWTGITERRWWETDQTLTDGATEAARRVLEQTRVAARDVEVLIYAGVCRERFEPATACGVAANLGISPDAAVYDVSNACLGVLNGMLEIANRIELGQIRAGMVVSCESSREIVEYTIQRLLEDMSMESLTQSLATLTGGSGAVAVLMTDGSFGRENAHRLLGGAIKSAPEHHGLCTWGFESTLPAAVDRVGNLLPSAVTQTRLGNLVPQLIQQKVSGLLPARLSHAFTQVMQTDSISVLKFGVELGHKTWQSFLSRVGLAPEQIDKVICHQVGKGHRDQVLKSLGIPVDRDFCTYPYLGNIGTVSLPITAAIADERGFLQKGDRVALLGIGSGLNCMMLAVDW
- a CDS encoding beta-ketoacyl synthase N-terminal-like domain-containing protein; amino-acid sequence: MTSQERIAIVGWGGVFPGAADPDAFWRLVAAGRDAGQTVPRGRWALPAEMAHAPGDLQADRVYSNWGCFVEGFEFDPTGLRLDRDFLARLDPLCHLALHAARAAFRAGGCEAVDPSRIGVILGAIALPTESTSAWARDVLGRQIAKRVFSPGPAPWSPANWHPRNRFAAGLPAALVARALGLGGTAWTLDAACASSLYALKFAVDELQSGRLDAVLAGGLSRPDCQYTQMGFGQLQALSRRGRCAPLSAAADGLVVGEGAGVFVLKRLSDAIAAGDTIAATLAGIGISNDRGGSLLAPRTEGQLRAMQAAYAAAGWQPESVELIECHATGTPVGDAVEIESAHQLWHGRTGRAVLGSVKSNVGHLLTGAGAAGMLKVLQALRHETLPPTANFAGPATGLQRAGSPFRVLAKAEDWERHRDGSPRRAAVNAFGFGGINAHVLVEEWNLATEAALAPRRTQSPGFRVDPPAVAIVGLAARVGTAESADEFLAERLGRVSFVDTQPRWWGVESSERVDGATLPRFSGIAETEIPLGEFRIPPLEIADMLPQQQWMLQVAAEALADAGQPRTLENRTGVFVGIELDPNTTNFHVRWMLEPLARQWADQLGLELSEEQFVQWVAELRERFSPPLTPNRVMGNLGGIVASRLAREFDVGGPCFTISGEETSGLHALAAAVSQLQTGQLDRALVGSVELATDVRIVLAALADGVSPEKRFVDASVALILKRVDDAVRDGDRIHAVIREIDRGEPEPVAQTAARDPAPIYAGAATGMLELLSGVLYLSRGLLPAGSGTAQPWLSDRRNGPRQLAVTTTPTDGPSIRVLLEEGPISSTLADSLVRGVAGVESSSPQPLTHGLGAAQTGRPQPPHHSAISANCIVRTVLGQGLFAFGATDRDTLRQSLGNCESLLETNHSIDRLARRWWCEHRFNPESPVAAAIVARDVQELRSALSGLQRRLAGESLPNDSRLRVWLRKTPAAPGELAFVFPGSGNHFLGMGRELLAAFPEILQRQHAENAELRGQYQPDLIWNGPSTEALGRDHKAMIFGQVALGTALCDLLAEFGIRPQASIGYSLGESAALFGLRAWRDRDEMLQRMRRSPLFGSDLVAPFDAARAAWKLLAGQPVPWLSGVVDRSADAVRSALSGLERAYLLIVNTPGQCVVGGERTHVDELIRRLGATFVPLATPSTVHCPVLRQVEPAYRELHRMRTTPPAGVRFYSTAWGRAYELNHESAAEAIVAQAVDTIDFPAVIRQAHADGVQRFLEIGPGASCTRMIEAILPETPVWSGAVCPATSDPLGVFLNAFGQLMVEGVPVDLSPLYGPRTLKPSVTRTIRTPVGGAPYEAPPLPAIPTRRPVVERDLCATGGLPPVRPAVDEVRADEPPVAHGAPMESKDSGNGAGVASDIADLLGDDFVHPAAPIGDFQLSQPVSSMPAGVVEDLSVTAPVPQPLPSGLSAVAAPDRAAALQMLSDLVSAQAAAHAAYLQVARQTFDLAAAELARQSTIVAAPPTTSSQNVGWVESSRPTIQTIKDGEPRGLDSPDMGAAANDDLPRPAPIDDPAAGRHSRPNVSAIPDTRYPIPAPPAWDSPQTSPRSLNREQCLEFAIGKIGRVLGEQFAAIDEFPTRVRLPDEPLMLVDRILEIDGEPLSMTSGRVVTEHDIHPDAWYLDCGRIPTCIAVESGQADLFLSGWLGIDLHARGKAVYRLLDAVVTFHRELPGAGETIHYDIKINHFFRQGETYLFRFEFDATVNGEPLLTMREGCAGFFSEAELAGGKGVIHSTLDKRPQPGKLPPDWSEPCPLAPESFSDVQLAALRRGDLAACFGPRFRNLPLHHPVTLPDGRMRLVDRVLSIEPGAGKYGLGVIRAEMDIHPDDWFLTCHFCDDQVMPGTLMYECCLHTLRIYLLRLGWIGEAGQIAYEPIPGIRSRLKCRGQVVASTQKVWYEVTIKELGYGGVESGEMRVESQKCISEQTPFCLADALMYADGKPIVEITDMSVRLTGLTREAIEALWRGVERRELRVECQTETPSDSGSSSQLSTLNSQPPAKPALFPTDRITAFAIGKPSDAFGDRYKVFDSERKIARLPGPPFQFLDRIVSIENCEAWKLEAGGVIVAEYDVPPDAWFFAANQQPRMPFAVLLETALQPCGWLAGYLGSALTSDVDLSFRNLGGTATQHRAVTADSGTLATTVKITRVSQSAGMIIQHFDFDLRCNGESVYAGNTYFGFFSKAALANQVGIRDAKRFEPSRLDLQQAESFPVPTTAPFASERFRMITQVDQFAADGGPHRLGFVRGSVHVDPDFWFFKAHFYQDPVWPGSLGLESFLQLMKIYAQRRWNLGPDAVFQTVALNQPHEWIYRGQVIPRDQAVTVDVVVTDVDDAARLVTAAGFLVVDGRVIYEMKKFTLQTVKELRVES